One stretch of Janibacter limosus DNA includes these proteins:
- a CDS encoding thymidine phosphorylase: MTEQHDVVDIIRTKRDRGVLTDDQIDWVIDAYTRGVVADEQMSALAMAILINGMTRPEIARWTAAMIASGERMDFSGLARPTSDKHSTGGVGDKITLPLAPLVAVFGIAVPQLSGRGLGHTGGTLDKLESIPGWRADLSNAQMLAQLDDVGAVICAAGAGLAPADKKLYALRDVTGTVEAIPLIASSIMSKKIAEGTGALVLDVKVGSGAFMKTREDATELARTMVDLGTDAGVNTVALITDMSVPLGLTAGNALEVRESVEVLAGGGPQDVVDLTVALADEMTRAAGKDVGPDELRAALADGRAMDVWRRMISAQGGDADAPLPTAAETQTVVADTDGHLEHLDAMAVGMAAWRLGAGRARKEDPVQAGAGVELHARPGDKVAKGQPLMTLHTDTPERFARAQESLVGGWRIAPQAPARGPVVLDRITAQEA, translated from the coding sequence ATGACCGAGCAGCACGATGTCGTGGACATCATCCGCACCAAGCGCGACCGGGGTGTGCTCACCGACGATCAGATCGACTGGGTGATCGACGCCTACACCCGCGGCGTCGTCGCCGACGAGCAGATGTCGGCGCTCGCCATGGCCATCCTTATCAACGGCATGACCCGTCCCGAGATCGCCCGCTGGACCGCAGCGATGATCGCCAGCGGTGAGCGCATGGACTTCTCCGGCCTGGCACGGCCCACCTCGGACAAGCACTCCACGGGCGGCGTGGGGGACAAGATCACCCTCCCGCTGGCCCCGCTCGTCGCCGTCTTCGGCATCGCCGTGCCCCAGCTCTCCGGCCGCGGTCTCGGCCACACGGGCGGGACCCTGGACAAGCTCGAGTCGATCCCGGGGTGGCGCGCGGACCTGAGCAATGCCCAGATGCTCGCCCAGCTCGACGACGTCGGTGCCGTCATCTGCGCCGCCGGCGCGGGGCTGGCTCCGGCGGACAAGAAGCTCTACGCCCTGCGTGACGTCACCGGCACCGTCGAGGCGATCCCGCTCATCGCCAGCTCGATCATGAGCAAGAAGATCGCCGAGGGCACGGGCGCACTCGTCCTCGACGTCAAGGTCGGGTCCGGAGCCTTCATGAAGACCCGTGAGGACGCCACCGAGCTGGCCCGCACGATGGTCGACCTCGGGACGGACGCCGGCGTCAACACGGTCGCCCTGATCACCGACATGTCCGTGCCGCTCGGCCTGACGGCAGGCAACGCCCTCGAGGTGCGCGAGTCCGTCGAGGTCCTCGCCGGCGGGGGCCCGCAGGACGTCGTCGACCTCACGGTCGCCCTGGCCGACGAGATGACCCGCGCTGCCGGCAAGGACGTCGGCCCCGACGAGCTGCGTGCTGCGCTGGCCGACGGCCGGGCCATGGACGTCTGGCGCCGGATGATCTCCGCACAGGGCGGCGACGCCGATGCGCCGCTGCCCACCGCTGCCGAGACGCAGACGGTCGTCGCCGACACCGACGGGCATCTGGAGCACCTCGACGCGATGGCGGTCGGCATGGCCGCCTGGCGCCTGGGCGCGGGCCGTGCCCGCAAGGAGGACCCCGTGCAGGCCGGCGCGGGGGTCGAGCTGCATGCCCGCCCGGGGGACAAGGTCGCCAAGGGGCAGCCACTCATGACCCTGCACACCGACACCCCCGAGCGGTTTGCCCGGGCCCAGGAGTCGCTGGTCGGAGGCTGGCGGATCGCGCCCCAGGCGCCCGCCAGGGGCCCCGTCGTCCTCGACCGGATCACCGCCCAGGAGGCCTGA